In Amycolatopsis sp. FBCC-B4732, the genomic stretch CCGTTGAGCGCCGCCGCGCCGAACGCCGACCGCGCGAACGGGCCGTTGCGCGCCAGTCCCCGCGGGAACGCCGCGACCGGCGCCCGCGGCCCGTCCGGGGGCACCACCGCGGCGGCGAGCCCGGCGAGGACCAGCGCGACCGGCGCCGGGAACAGCAGCACCCACCGCAGTCCGGCGCCGGCGAGCGCACCCGACACCAGCAGGCCCGTGGTGAAGCCCGCCGCGCCGAACGCCGCGTACAGCGCCACCGCCCGCCGCTGCCGGTCGCCCTCGGGGACCGCGGCGGTGAGCACGGCCAGCCCGCCGGGCGCGGTGAGCGCGGCGCACGCGCCCTTGACCAGCCGGGCCGCCACGAGCACCGCGAAGTCCCCGGTCACGCCGGCGACCACGGACGCGGCCGCGAAGGCGAGCAACGCCGCCAGGTAGACCCGCCGCGTGCCGAACCGGGCCGCGAGCCACGGGCCCGCGGGCAGCACCGCACCGAACCCGGCGGCGAACGCGGTCAGCAGCCACTGCGCCTGCCCCGGCCCGGCGCCGAACGCCCCGGCCAGCGCCGGGAGCACGGGCACGAGCACCGACACCTCGAGCGCGTCGAGCAGCATCGTCCCGGCGAGCACGAAGACCAGCGGCCGCGGGGCCGCGCGGACCGGACCTGCCGTCTGCGCCACGGTCCTCAGCCGCCCAGCAGGGTACCGCCGCTGGCGTCCACGTAGGACCCGGTGATCCAGCGGGCGCCGGGGCCGGCGAGGAACTCGACGACCGCGGCGACGTCGTCGGTCTCCCCGACCCGGCCGAACGCCGAGAGCGATGCCATCTGCGCGACGACTTCGGCGTTGCGGAAGACCGGCGAGCCGTTGTCGGTGATGC encodes the following:
- a CDS encoding MFS transporter; this encodes MAQTAGPVRAAPRPLVFVLAGTMLLDALEVSVLVPVLPALAGAFGAGPGQAQWLLTAFAAGFGAVLPAGPWLAARFGTRRVYLAALLAFAAASVVAGVTGDFAVLVAARLVKGACAALTAPGGLAVLTAAVPEGDRQRRAVALYAAFGAAGFTTGLLVSGALAGAGLRWVLLFPAPVALVLAGLAAAVVPPDGPRAPVAAFPRGLARNGPFARSAFGAAALNGTYLTTLLVTTYALHERGWSPLAAAAGCLPACLPVALTSPVTARLVAAIGTARLIAAGAVAAAAGYAWQLLPLPGDGYPRLAPTLVLAGLGFVFAFGALNVQAVAALPAAARARAVPVYQSCVQFGAVAVVLAGVAVAGLDGPVWTVVTAVGGAGAAVALAGWRRASAESRGGSR